Proteins found in one Falsirhodobacter algicola genomic segment:
- a CDS encoding tyrosine-type recombinase/integrase, translating to MGSGLKRSRQYPGATSYFDRHGKRRWRFRKGGFSVELGSEYGSEDFIGRYEAALEGHRTRGGVGAGRAKPGSVELLVLKWYRSQDFLALEASTQRVYRGVVENFRQQHGDKPVHLMQLRHVQDLLAAKADTPAAANNLRKRLIQLLDYAITLEWRTDNPARATKPYKVATEGFHTWTEAEIAQFIRVHPQGTEAHTVMTLMLYTGAARVDAVQLGPWNIKDGRFRYRRQKTKKSNGQLISIPLHPDLASVLATLASDRPFISTSRGTARSVGGLGNLMQRWTKEAGLPACSSHGLRKACARRLAEAGATTNQIAAVTGHKSLALVQHYTAAAEREGLADTAFEKLITRPNGEQNLANHSGRFAKTTNKPMKEKR from the coding sequence ATGGGATCAGGCCTGAAGCGCAGCCGCCAGTATCCCGGCGCGACTTCCTATTTCGACCGCCACGGCAAGCGCCGCTGGCGCTTTCGCAAGGGCGGCTTCTCGGTCGAGCTTGGATCGGAGTATGGCTCAGAGGATTTCATCGGGCGATACGAGGCTGCGCTGGAGGGGCACCGGACGCGCGGCGGCGTTGGCGCGGGCCGTGCGAAACCGGGCAGCGTCGAGTTGCTCGTCTTAAAATGGTACCGGTCGCAGGACTTCCTGGCGCTCGAGGCATCGACGCAGCGCGTTTACCGCGGTGTGGTCGAGAACTTCCGCCAGCAGCACGGCGACAAGCCTGTGCATCTGATGCAGCTCCGTCATGTGCAGGACCTTCTGGCTGCCAAGGCGGACACGCCGGCAGCCGCCAACAACCTGCGCAAGAGGCTGATCCAGCTTCTGGACTACGCGATCACGTTGGAATGGCGGACCGACAACCCGGCACGCGCCACGAAGCCCTACAAGGTCGCCACGGAGGGCTTCCACACCTGGACTGAGGCAGAGATCGCGCAGTTCATCCGCGTGCATCCGCAGGGAACCGAGGCCCACACCGTGATGACGCTCATGCTGTATACGGGCGCTGCGCGTGTCGATGCCGTGCAGCTCGGACCTTGGAACATCAAGGATGGCCGTTTCCGATACCGCCGCCAGAAGACCAAGAAATCAAACGGCCAGCTGATATCGATTCCTCTGCACCCGGATCTTGCCTCGGTCCTGGCCACCTTGGCGTCGGATCGGCCTTTCATATCCACCAGCCGCGGCACGGCGCGCTCGGTCGGCGGCTTGGGCAACCTCATGCAGCGCTGGACCAAGGAGGCAGGATTGCCCGCCTGCTCGTCGCACGGCCTGCGAAAGGCCTGCGCACGGCGGCTTGCAGAGGCAGGTGCCACCACGAACCAGATCGCGGCAGTGACCGGGCATAAATCGCTGGCGCTCGTGCAGCACTACACTGCTGCGGCGGAACGCGAAGGACTGGCAGATACAGCTTTCGAAAAGCTGATCACCCGTCCGAACGGAGAACAAAACTTGGCGAACCATTCTGGAAGGTTCGCCAAGACGACGAACAAACCAATGAAAGAAAAAAGATAA
- a CDS encoding helix-turn-helix domain-containing protein — MAFKFPPIDSDEYARGFEEEEEAQSQEEALAAALAVEPHANLERFRKKRGFTKTAMAEMMDITPRSYYAYESGKRSIPTEALVRLNMYTGVDLNEILTGRPSSEGYERVVSTTIWMLRVLLTDYKGIPLSRQEKIINETIGYAQERGLTIDKRLVDEVVASEMVYKFHPENIPAPPDAEAYGEDRYEQYERDEAAWQKHVEEGLEGRWSPL; from the coding sequence ATGGCGTTCAAATTTCCCCCGATCGACTCAGACGAGTATGCCCGTGGTTTCGAGGAAGAGGAGGAAGCCCAAAGCCAGGAGGAAGCCCTGGCGGCCGCGCTCGCGGTGGAACCTCACGCTAACCTCGAACGCTTCAGGAAGAAGCGCGGCTTCACCAAGACTGCGATGGCGGAGATGATGGATATCACGCCACGGAGCTACTACGCCTATGAAAGCGGGAAGCGATCGATCCCGACCGAAGCGCTGGTTCGCCTCAACATGTACACCGGGGTTGATCTGAACGAGATCCTGACCGGCCGCCCGTCAAGCGAGGGGTACGAGCGGGTCGTTTCCACGACGATCTGGATGCTTCGCGTTCTCCTGACCGATTACAAGGGCATTCCCCTTTCGAGGCAGGAGAAGATCATAAATGAAACGATCGGCTATGCGCAGGAGCGCGGACTCACGATAGACAAGCGCTTGGTCGATGAGGTGGTCGCCAGCGAGATGGTGTACAAGTTCCATCCGGAGAACATCCCGGCGCCGCCGGACGCTGAGGCATATGGCGAAGATCGGTACGAGCAGTATGAGCGGGACGAAGCGGCTTGGCAGAAGCACGTCGAGGAGGGTCTGGAAGGGCGCTGGTCGCCTCTGTGA
- a CDS encoding DUF262 domain-containing protein produces the protein MKIESSDTNVERLFTSDFLVIPRFQRPYSWDDENLEDFWNDVVQAEGEDYFIGSMVLYQSGRQQYGVVDGQQRLTTITILLCVIRNAFQQLGSENLAKGLHALIERGDRDSVNRYVVMTETSYPFFAEEIQKFDEKDFETEPQREEKRLQASYNFFEKRVLGILHSVDIDSAISKDDKLESKITRLKELRDSVLFLSLIRIELDNEDDAYLIFETLNTRGKDLALSDLLKNHFLKTMKGKGSVDSAKELWNKILSTINGSEVDIDPDTFFTHSWSSKFEATTQQKAYKKIKYAVKAKNAKDQLKGFVTDSEHYVAIFNPEQGWGKSQKEIIASLRAMRIFKISQHTPGVLSLVRATKSGLISERTLKRALKAIEDFHFLFTAVTSSRSSGGISAMYSSFGRKLFEASDSNAAGVIINDLIDKLEERKPSLSEFLAGFEQLTFTSQNTKQSSLVRYILQKLAKHQKLTFSDDAADLTIEHIYPQTKIDGTWTADIVGSLGNLILLTQKDNGKLKDDDFEKKVVVLNAINSSVPEDVLNAPDWTIERVQSRTKELAETSYNEIWKIK, from the coding sequence ATGAAGATCGAATCGAGCGACACCAACGTAGAACGTCTATTCACATCGGATTTCTTAGTCATCCCACGCTTTCAACGCCCCTATTCTTGGGACGACGAGAACCTTGAGGACTTCTGGAATGATGTTGTGCAAGCTGAAGGTGAAGACTACTTCATTGGCTCCATGGTGCTCTACCAGTCAGGCCGACAACAGTATGGGGTGGTCGATGGCCAGCAGCGCTTAACCACAATCACAATTCTTCTGTGCGTCATCCGCAATGCGTTCCAACAACTAGGTAGCGAAAACCTAGCCAAGGGGCTTCACGCACTTATTGAGCGGGGGGACCGAGACAGTGTCAATCGTTACGTCGTAATGACGGAAACATCTTACCCCTTCTTCGCTGAAGAGATTCAGAAATTTGACGAAAAGGACTTTGAGACAGAACCTCAGAGGGAAGAAAAGAGGCTTCAAGCTTCTTACAACTTCTTTGAAAAGAGGGTTCTGGGCATTCTGCATTCAGTGGACATCGATAGCGCTATATCGAAGGATGACAAGCTAGAATCGAAAATCACGCGACTGAAGGAATTGCGTGATTCGGTTCTGTTCTTGAGTCTAATTAGAATTGAGCTGGACAATGAGGATGACGCTTACCTCATCTTCGAAACACTGAACACGCGCGGCAAGGACCTTGCACTATCCGATCTTCTGAAAAACCACTTCCTAAAGACAATGAAAGGAAAGGGTTCTGTGGATAGCGCGAAGGAACTTTGGAATAAAATTTTGTCTACCATAAACGGGAGTGAAGTAGACATAGACCCTGATACGTTCTTCACACATTCGTGGTCTTCCAAGTTTGAGGCTACGACACAGCAAAAGGCCTACAAGAAAATAAAATATGCCGTGAAGGCGAAGAATGCCAAAGACCAGCTCAAAGGATTCGTGACTGACTCGGAGCACTACGTTGCCATTTTCAATCCTGAGCAAGGTTGGGGTAAGAGCCAGAAAGAAATAATTGCCTCCCTGAGGGCAATGAGAATTTTCAAGATTAGCCAACATACACCGGGCGTTCTGTCTCTAGTACGAGCTACCAAGAGCGGGTTGATAAGCGAAAGGACCTTAAAACGTGCACTCAAAGCTATTGAAGACTTTCACTTTCTGTTCACCGCTGTGACATCCTCACGGTCTTCTGGCGGCATCTCTGCTATGTATTCTTCATTTGGGCGGAAATTATTCGAAGCAAGCGACTCCAACGCGGCAGGAGTTATTATCAATGATTTAATTGACAAACTCGAGGAAAGAAAACCTTCGCTATCCGAATTCCTAGCGGGTTTCGAGCAATTAACATTCACAAGCCAGAACACCAAGCAGTCAAGCCTGGTACGGTACATTCTCCAAAAACTTGCCAAACACCAAAAACTCACCTTCTCCGATGATGCCGCCGACCTGACGATTGAGCATATTTATCCGCAGACCAAGATAGATGGCACCTGGACCGCTGATATTGTTGGCAGCTTGGGGAATTTGATTCTTCTGACGCAGAAGGACAATGGCAAACTCAAGGATGACGACTTCGAGAAGAAGGTTGTGGTTCTGAATGCAATAAACAGCTCTGTTCCCGAAGACGTCCTCAATGCACCAGATTGGACTATAGAGCGAGTTCAGTCTCGAACTAAGGAACTGGCCGAAACCTCTTATAATGAAATATGGAAAATCAAGTGA
- a CDS encoding DUF6634 family protein, translating to MSCEDLLSAIEQAEAGPSSGDIEGAPMIDNWFLVWRDGDAIRADGDVSSHPEVSEPWVTTSPVLSFQYDFDLETGWLRTMSRWYRLGRLRAVPVASPDPQAKRREALDAAQDLLRRHREAWRDQIESGGRPVATDLPESSTARIDGPTEPLGPVTGLFI from the coding sequence ATGAGCTGTGAGGACTTGTTGTCCGCTATCGAGCAGGCCGAGGCTGGGCCGAGCTCAGGTGACATCGAAGGCGCACCGATGATCGACAACTGGTTCCTTGTCTGGCGCGACGGTGATGCCATCCGGGCCGACGGCGACGTGAGCAGCCACCCCGAGGTTTCAGAACCATGGGTGACGACGTCTCCTGTGCTGAGCTTCCAGTACGATTTCGACCTCGAGACAGGCTGGTTGCGGACAATGTCGCGCTGGTATCGCCTTGGTCGGCTGAGGGCTGTTCCGGTTGCGTCACCCGATCCGCAGGCAAAGCGGAGAGAAGCTCTTGATGCCGCGCAGGATCTGCTCAGGCGACATCGGGAGGCTTGGCGCGACCAAATCGAGTCGGGCGGACGACCAGTGGCAACTGATTTGCCAGAGTCGAGTACGGCTCGGATCGATGGGCCGACTGAGCCTCTTGGCCCGGTCACAGGCCTCTTCATCTAG
- a CDS encoding MrcB family domain-containing protein, giving the protein MLAEYLSRLATEYTYERGKNFTNSEFANFVRRDITSEVRKRLLLWPFDGTVRASVGQGGWAAVPWIAFFDPLITETATKGFYVVYLINPDKQTISLSMNQGTTAIYNDYGQTRGRDVLRRRARDMADRVPEFASRFSEAAIDLGSTASLPAGYEAGHAFGKVYQAGAFTDQELSDDLHLMLRAYQMLINRGGTTPSEVMQEEANGKTIEETRRYILSQRIERSGKVRKDVLKVKPPICECCGLDPKLDYGFKGPLHEVPLDVHHAVPLHGLAEGEMRRYKVPDDFMVLCPTCHRMIHKTDRPSDLENLKRTLRFKIAREMNYFVP; this is encoded by the coding sequence ATGCTCGCCGAATATCTCTCGCGCCTTGCCACGGAGTATACTTATGAACGTGGTAAAAATTTCACCAATTCGGAGTTCGCCAACTTCGTAAGACGCGACATTACCAGCGAGGTGCGAAAGCGTCTGTTGCTCTGGCCCTTCGACGGGACGGTAAGGGCCAGCGTGGGGCAAGGGGGGTGGGCGGCCGTGCCCTGGATCGCGTTCTTTGATCCTTTGATCACCGAGACGGCGACGAAAGGGTTCTACGTCGTTTATCTCATTAACCCAGATAAGCAGACGATCAGTCTTTCGATGAATCAAGGCACGACTGCGATATATAATGACTACGGTCAAACGCGCGGGCGAGATGTTCTGAGACGCCGGGCGCGTGATATGGCAGATCGCGTTCCTGAGTTTGCAAGCCGCTTCTCCGAAGCCGCTATCGACCTTGGATCGACCGCAAGCCTCCCCGCCGGGTATGAGGCAGGGCATGCTTTCGGAAAGGTGTATCAGGCGGGCGCATTTACCGATCAGGAGCTTTCAGACGATTTGCACCTGATGCTTCGTGCCTATCAAATGCTTATCAATCGCGGCGGCACAACGCCGAGTGAGGTGATGCAGGAAGAAGCGAATGGAAAGACGATCGAGGAAACGCGGCGATACATTCTGTCTCAGCGCATCGAGCGGTCGGGCAAAGTGAGAAAAGATGTACTCAAGGTAAAGCCCCCGATTTGCGAATGTTGCGGTCTTGATCCAAAGCTTGATTATGGCTTCAAAGGGCCCCTGCATGAGGTGCCGTTAGATGTTCATCATGCGGTGCCCCTGCATGGATTGGCGGAAGGAGAGATGCGCCGGTATAAGGTGCCGGACGACTTCATGGTCCTCTGCCCGACCTGCCACCGCATGATCCACAAGACGGACAGGCCATCCGATCTGGAGAATTTGAAGAGGACGCTGCGGTTCAAGATCGCTCGGGAAATGAACTACTTCGTTCCGTGA
- a CDS encoding DUF1499 domain-containing protein has protein sequence MRYTGTLAMIVAVLGVIAVALMLFGARFGLWQPITGFGFYRTYMTPLGAIVAAIGLLALIVHISRHETGGMVAGGVAMIVGLAILTPTIIAKINPPQRAAPIHDITTDTANPPAFELLDDSRKGASNTLTYGGPELAAAQATAYPDIAPLETDMPVDAAYERALAVAGEMGWDIVGSDPARHRFEATAHTAVFHFADDIVVVVSGTAGGSRVDMRSVSRIGRSDLGVNAARIRDFQERFGG, from the coding sequence ATGAGATATACCGGAACTCTTGCAATGATCGTCGCCGTGCTCGGCGTGATCGCCGTGGCGCTGATGCTCTTCGGCGCGCGCTTCGGGCTGTGGCAGCCCATCACCGGCTTCGGCTTCTACCGGACCTACATGACGCCGCTGGGCGCGATCGTCGCGGCGATCGGGCTTCTGGCGCTGATCGTCCACATCTCCCGCCACGAGACGGGCGGCATGGTGGCGGGCGGCGTCGCCATGATCGTGGGCCTGGCCATCCTGACCCCGACGATCATCGCCAAGATCAATCCGCCGCAGCGCGCGGCGCCGATCCACGACATCACCACCGATACCGCCAACCCGCCCGCCTTCGAGCTTTTGGACGACAGCCGCAAGGGCGCGAGCAACACCCTGACCTATGGCGGGCCGGAACTGGCCGCGGCGCAGGCCACCGCCTATCCCGACATCGCCCCGCTGGAAACCGACATGCCCGTCGACGCCGCCTATGAGCGCGCGCTGGCCGTCGCCGGAGAGATGGGCTGGGACATCGTCGGATCGGACCCCGCCCGCCACCGCTTCGAGGCGACGGCCCATACCGCGGTGTTCCATTTCGCCGACGATATCGTGGTCGTCGTGTCGGGCACCGCGGGGGGCAGCCGCGTCGACATGCGCAGCGTATCCCGCATCGGCCGCAGCGATCTCGGCGTCAACGCCGCCCGCATCCGCGATTTCCAGGAACGCTTCGGCGGCTGA